A single window of Selenomonas sputigena DNA harbors:
- the der gene encoding ribosome biogenesis GTPase Der, translated as MSKPIVAIVGRPNVGKSTLFNKLGRKRVSIVDDLPGVTRDRIYLDAEWLGKEFTMIDTGGIELDTSDVILRSMRQQAQIAMEEADVILFLVDGRAGLTLADEEVGKMLRTTKKPVLLAVNKIDSPKQEADVYEFYNLGLGDPVPISATNAMNLGDLLDALVALFPEGAEEEKESDEISIAVIGRPNVGKSSLVNALLGEERVIVSDVAGTTRDAIDTHFMAEDTKFILIDTAGMRRKGKIDAPIERYSVMRALRAVDRADVVLVVLDATAGITEQDKKIAGYAHESGKAVVLIVNKWDIYENKDEKSTLRFTDELRIELGFLQYAPVLYTSALTHQRVARVTDLVKYVADQASMRVKTSILNDLVRDMIAVNPPPAHKGKQLKIRYMTQADIRPPKFIVFVNEPELMHFSYLRYIENKLRESFGFEGTPLRLIVRGREEEEI; from the coding sequence ATGAGCAAGCCGATCGTAGCGATCGTGGGACGCCCGAACGTGGGCAAGTCCACGCTCTTCAATAAATTGGGCAGGAAGCGCGTGTCCATCGTCGATGATTTGCCGGGCGTCACGCGCGACCGCATCTACCTTGATGCCGAATGGCTCGGCAAGGAATTTACGATGATCGATACGGGAGGCATCGAACTCGATACGAGCGATGTCATCCTGCGCTCGATGCGCCAGCAGGCGCAGATCGCCATGGAGGAGGCGGACGTCATCCTCTTCCTCGTCGACGGCCGTGCGGGTCTGACGCTTGCCGATGAGGAAGTCGGCAAGATGCTGCGCACGACGAAGAAGCCCGTGCTCTTGGCCGTGAACAAGATCGATTCGCCCAAGCAGGAGGCGGACGTCTACGAGTTCTACAACCTCGGCCTTGGCGATCCCGTGCCGATTTCTGCTACGAACGCCATGAATCTCGGCGATCTGCTCGATGCTCTCGTGGCGCTCTTTCCCGAAGGAGCAGAGGAAGAGAAAGAGTCGGATGAGATTAGCATCGCCGTCATCGGCCGTCCGAACGTCGGCAAATCCTCGCTCGTCAATGCACTCCTGGGCGAGGAGCGCGTCATCGTTAGCGACGTTGCGGGCACGACGCGCGATGCCATCGACACGCACTTTATGGCGGAGGACACGAAGTTCATCCTCATCGACACGGCGGGCATGCGACGCAAGGGAAAGATCGATGCGCCGATTGAGCGCTACAGCGTCATGCGAGCGCTTCGCGCCGTCGACCGCGCCGACGTCGTGCTCGTTGTGCTCGACGCCACGGCGGGCATCACCGAGCAGGACAAGAAGATCGCAGGCTATGCCCACGAATCGGGCAAGGCGGTCGTGCTCATCGTGAACAAGTGGGACATCTATGAAAACAAGGATGAAAAGTCTACGCTGCGCTTCACGGATGAACTGCGCATAGAACTTGGCTTCCTGCAGTACGCGCCCGTCCTTTATACTTCGGCTCTCACGCATCAACGCGTCGCGCGCGTCACCGATCTCGTCAAGTATGTGGCAGATCAGGCGTCGATGCGCGTCAAGACGAGCATCCTGAATGACCTCGTGCGCGATATGATCGCCGTGAATCCACCGCCTGCTCACAAGGGCAAGCAGCTCAAGATTCGCTATATGACGCAGGCGGACATCCGTCCGCCGAAGTTTATCGTTTTTGTGAACGAGCCTGAGCTCATGCACTTCTCGTACCTGCGCTACATCGAGAACAAGCTGCGCGAGAGCTTCGGTTTCGAGGGAACGCCGCTGCGTCTCATCGTGCGCGGCAGGGAGGAGGAAGAGATATGA
- a CDS encoding DUF512 domain-containing protein, giving the protein MLSGEIIRVAPGSLAEELELAVGDKILAVNGQELRDIIDLSFAFAEEEIELLVEHADGEQELLAFDKDYDEELGAEFASAVFDGIRSCGNRCYFCFVDQVPPGMRKSLSVKDDDYRMSFLYGNFVTLTNMREKDFQRIERYHLSPLFVSVHAMNPDLRAAMLNTRRAAEIANHLDRLEAADVEYHTQVVLCPGLNDGRELDRTVEELMARRPHALSLAVVPVGLTRFREGCYPLKMFDRKGAVAVIHQIASWQRRAREETGNSFVYLGDEFYFLAGLPVPPVEEYDGFPQLDNGIGLARSFIEEWKNTLQKLPAPEGYEEPLHLVILSGTSVAPLFEELVAGLSVPGLRVRCLGVENDYFGRTVNVSGLLTGEDMLRALREITEAPHGVLLPECALRTGENVLLDDMTLDAFRSAVPHLRVETAQGGGDLARALLDWAHYRGASDDEASYMWQSNAAYTKPRKEEKERME; this is encoded by the coding sequence ATGTTGTCAGGGGAAATCATACGCGTAGCGCCGGGGAGTCTGGCAGAAGAATTGGAACTTGCGGTGGGAGATAAGATCCTTGCCGTCAACGGGCAGGAACTGCGCGACATCATCGATCTGAGCTTTGCTTTCGCCGAAGAGGAGATCGAGCTTCTCGTCGAACATGCAGACGGTGAGCAGGAATTGCTTGCTTTCGACAAGGACTATGATGAAGAACTTGGCGCAGAGTTCGCTTCCGCCGTGTTCGATGGTATACGCTCGTGCGGCAACCGCTGTTACTTCTGCTTCGTCGATCAGGTGCCGCCTGGCATGAGAAAGAGTCTGTCGGTCAAGGATGACGATTATCGCATGTCGTTCCTCTATGGCAACTTCGTCACGCTGACGAATATGCGCGAAAAGGATTTCCAGCGGATCGAACGCTATCACCTGTCGCCGCTCTTCGTTTCCGTCCATGCGATGAATCCCGATCTGCGCGCTGCCATGCTCAACACGCGGCGGGCGGCTGAGATTGCAAACCATCTCGACCGCTTGGAGGCGGCGGACGTCGAGTATCATACGCAGGTCGTGCTTTGCCCGGGACTCAACGATGGCAGGGAGCTTGACCGCACGGTGGAGGAATTGATGGCCAGGCGGCCGCATGCGCTGTCGCTCGCCGTCGTGCCCGTCGGACTCACGCGCTTTCGCGAGGGATGCTATCCGTTGAAGATGTTTGACCGCAAGGGTGCGGTCGCCGTCATTCACCAGATTGCATCATGGCAGCGGCGTGCGCGAGAGGAGACGGGCAATAGTTTCGTCTACTTGGGCGATGAGTTCTACTTTCTCGCGGGCCTTCCCGTGCCGCCCGTGGAGGAATACGATGGTTTCCCACAGCTCGACAACGGCATTGGGCTTGCGCGAAGCTTCATCGAGGAATGGAAAAATACCTTGCAGAAGCTGCCTGCGCCCGAGGGATATGAAGAGCCGCTGCATCTCGTGATCCTCTCGGGCACGTCTGTTGCACCGCTTTTCGAGGAGCTTGTGGCTGGGCTTTCTGTACCGGGGCTTCGCGTTCGTTGTCTCGGTGTGGAAAACGATTACTTTGGCAGGACGGTCAATGTTTCGGGACTTCTGACGGGTGAGGACATGCTGCGCGCATTGCGAGAGATTACCGAGGCGCCGCACGGCGTTCTCCTGCCCGAGTGCGCCCTGCGCACGGGCGAGAACGTTCTGCTCGACGATATGACGCTCGATGCATTTCGCAGCGCCGTGCCGCACCTTCGCGTCGAGACGGCGCAGGGCGGCGGCGATCTCGCGCGCGCCCTTCTTGATTGGGCGCATTATCGAGGGGCGTCGGATGATGAGGCTTCGTATATGTGGCAGAGCAACGCGGCGTATACGAAACCGAGGAAAGAGGAAAAGGAGAGGATGGAATGA